TCAAAATATTTTAGATGTCAAACACAGCAAAGATTTGCGTCGTGCACGTGCTGCTGCGATCAATATGATTCCAACGAGTACTGGAGCTGCTAAAGCGATTGGGCTGGTTCTTCCACACCTCAAAGGACGTTTGCACGGACAAAGTATACGTGTTCCAACACCGAACGTTTCGATGGTCGATCTCAACGTTCTTCTTAAAAAAGAGACCACCAAAGAGGAGATCAATGCCCTCTTTACCGAGCAAGCCAATGGCAAACTCAAAGGCATTTTGGAAGTCGATGTGGAGCAGAGAGTTTCTCAAGATTTCGTCACCAGCACGCTCAGTTCCATTGTTGCCTTAGATCTTACACAAGTCATCGGCGGCACTATGGTCAAAGTGATGGCGTGGTATGACAATGAGTGGGGCTATTCAACCCGTTTGGTTGATATGGCTTTACATGTAAGCAAATAAACGTAAGGATAAGGAATGATTCGCTCCATTAGAGACCTCGATATTGCAGGTAAAAAAGTATTTATTCGTTGTGATTTCAATGTGCCTTTAGATGAATTTACCAATATCACGGATGACAGGCGTGTACGCTCTGCGATTCCTACGATTCGCTACTGCTTGGATCATGGCTGTTCGATTATTTTAGCCAGCCACTTGGGTCGCCCCAAAGGTGCTGTGGATGAAAAATATTCTTTAGCTCCCGTTCAAATGAGACTCAAACGCCTTTTGGATAAAGAGGTGCTTTTAAGCTCCGATGTCATCGGCAAAGACGCAATGGAAAAAGCGGCTGCGTTGCAACCAGGTGAAATTTTACTCTTAGAAAACCTTCGTTTTAGCAAGGGTGAAACGGCAAACGATGAAGAGTTTGCTAAAGCCCTTGCGGATATGGCAGAAGTGTACATCAACGATGCCTTTGGTGTGTGTCACCGTGCGCATGCTTCGGTGGAAGCCATTACGCACTATTTCAATGAAAAAAGTTCTGCCGCTGGTTTTTTACTTCAAAAAGAGGTTGAGTTTTCCAAAAACTTGCTTCGCCGTCCAACACGTCCGTTTGTCGCAGTTGTGGGTGGTAGTAAAGTCAGTGGAAAACTCCAAGCACTGGTAAATTTACTTCCTCGTGTCGATAAACTCGTTATTGGCGGCGGTATGGCGTTTACGTTTTTAAAAGCGCAAGGGCTTGATATTGGAAATTCATTGGTGGAAGATGAACTTCTAGATGAAGCCAACCGCGTTATGGAAGAGGCAAAACGCTTGGGCGTTAAACTTTACTTGCCAGTGGATGTTGTGGCGGCACAAACCTGCTCACAAGACGCAACGATCAAATTTGTGACGGTTCAAGAGATTCCTAAAGGCTGGATGGGCTTGGACATTGGGCCTGCAACATCACGTCTGTTTAGAGAAGCACTCGCCGATGCACAAACGATTCTTTGGAATGGGCCGATGGGTGTTTTTGAGCTTGAAAAATTCTCCAAAGGCAGTTTCAAGATGTCTCATGTGATCGCAGAAGCGCACGCAACAACCGTTGTGGGTGGTGGTGATACCGCCGATGTCGTCGCTCGTGCAGGTGACGCGGATGAGATGACCTTTATCTCCACAGGTGGGGGAGCGAGCTTAGAATTGATCGAAGGCAAAGAGCTTCCTGGCGTTAAAGTACTGAGCCAAAGTGAGACTGAGTAAGCATGATCATTGCTTCAAATTTTAAAACCAATTACACCAGAGGCTCTGCAAAGGCGTTTATCCAAGCGATCCAAGCGTTTATTGCCAACACCAAAAGTGAGCAACAGGTCCGCATTTTTGCCCCCTTTACAGCGTTAGATCGCTTTGATGAGGTTGCGACTCTTAAAGTGGGAGCACAAAATTTTTACCCTGTGCAAAATGGCTCCTTTACGGGCGAAATTGGCTTTGAACAGCTCGAAGAGTTTGGCATTCAAACCGTTTTGATCGGGCACAGTGAGAGACGTCATATCTTAAAAGAGTCCCAAAATTTGAGTGCACAGAAGTATGATTTTGCCAAAGCTAGGGAATCTGAGATTATCTATTGTATTGGTGAGCCTGCTGAGATTCGAGTGCAAGGCATTGATGCTGTGATGAGCTATCTTTGGGAACAGTTTGAAGGCATTGATATCAGCTACGACAAACTCATTATTGCGTATGAGCCTGTTTGGGCGATTGGCACGGGTTTAACGGCTAGCTTGGAAGACATTGAAGAGGTGTTAACACGCCTACGTGATAAACTCTGTGCACCTCTGCTGTATGGCGGTAGCGTGAAAGTTGAAAACATTGAAACGATCTTACATGTAAACGCATGCGATGGTGTTTTAGTGGGAACGGCGAGTTGGAATGAAAATGCGTTTTGCGAGATGATTCGCATCGCAGATAACGTCAAAAAATAAGAGGAGAGTGAAGTATGGTCATGAAGGGCAAAAAAGGTCTTATCGTAGGAATTGCCAATAATAAATCAATCGCGTATGGCATTGCAAAAGCGTGCAAGGAACAAGGGGCAGAGCTTGCGTTTACCTATTTGAATGAATCTTTAGAAAAGCGTGTACGCCCCATTGCAGACGAGTTTGGCAGTGACAAAGTGTATGAGCTTGACATTAACAATCCGTCCCATTTAGAAGCCTTAACTGCTTCATTGGAGAAAGATTTTGGAAAGATCGATTTTGTCGTTCACTCCGTTGCCTATGCACCTAAAGAAGCCCTAAGTGGTAAATTTGTCGACACAACCAAAGAGGCGTTTGACATCGCGCTTGGTACATCGGCGTATTCCTTGGTTTCACTCTCACGTGCGTGTTT
Above is a genomic segment from Sulfurospirillum halorespirans DSM 13726 containing:
- a CDS encoding phosphoglycerate kinase; its protein translation is MIRSIRDLDIAGKKVFIRCDFNVPLDEFTNITDDRRVRSAIPTIRYCLDHGCSIILASHLGRPKGAVDEKYSLAPVQMRLKRLLDKEVLLSSDVIGKDAMEKAAALQPGEILLLENLRFSKGETANDEEFAKALADMAEVYINDAFGVCHRAHASVEAITHYFNEKSSAAGFLLQKEVEFSKNLLRRPTRPFVAVVGGSKVSGKLQALVNLLPRVDKLVIGGGMAFTFLKAQGLDIGNSLVEDELLDEANRVMEEAKRLGVKLYLPVDVVAAQTCSQDATIKFVTVQEIPKGWMGLDIGPATSRLFREALADAQTILWNGPMGVFELEKFSKGSFKMSHVIAEAHATTVVGGGDTADVVARAGDADEMTFISTGGGASLELIEGKELPGVKVLSQSETE
- a CDS encoding triose-phosphate isomerase, with amino-acid sequence MIIASNFKTNYTRGSAKAFIQAIQAFIANTKSEQQVRIFAPFTALDRFDEVATLKVGAQNFYPVQNGSFTGEIGFEQLEEFGIQTVLIGHSERRHILKESQNLSAQKYDFAKARESEIIYCIGEPAEIRVQGIDAVMSYLWEQFEGIDISYDKLIIAYEPVWAIGTGLTASLEDIEEVLTRLRDKLCAPLLYGGSVKVENIETILHVNACDGVLVGTASWNENAFCEMIRIADNVKK